One Brassica oleracea var. oleracea cultivar TO1000 chromosome C7, BOL, whole genome shotgun sequence genomic window carries:
- the LOC106307106 gene encoding protein RCC2, with product MAAMNSTSGKKDESSEEKGGELLFCGATSWDIVGRRKGVEGNLLSPTRLRPLLGVNIRFVASGCASCHCVALDVEGRCYTWGRNEKGQLGHGDMIQRDRPTVVSGLSKYKIVKAGAGRNHTVVVSDEGRAFAFGWNKHGQLGLGTAKNGFVSVEVESSPVPCVVSDEVTSIACGADFTVWLSSTEGASILTAGLPQYGQLGHGTDNEFNMKDGSVKLAYEAQPRPKAIASLAGETIVKVACGANHTVAVDKNGFVYTWGFGGYGRLGHREQKDEWSPRRIDVFQRHNVLPPNAIVSAGSANSACTAGGGQLYMWGKIKNNGDDWMYPKPMMDLSGWNLRWMDSGSMHHFVGADSSCISWGHAQYGELGYGPHGQKSSAAPKKVDILEGMHVMGVACGFCHSMVIVDRTEDIADRLEQLEIYDGKGSLEETVEQPKEETVTTTTKQQVPAKRGRKRKAAKASSDSEQDSDEENSDKEKEAKGSDSDYSEDGEEEANGKKQSTRGRGRGRGGRGRGGRTGNGKASPVKTGRGRGRPRKS from the exons ATGGCAGCGATGAATTCAACCTCGGGGAAGAAGGATGAGAGCTCGGAGGAGAAGGGCGGTGAGCTTTTGTTCTGCGGCGCTACTTCTTGGGACATCGTTGGAAGACGCAAAGGTGTTGAAGGCAACTTGCTCTCTCCCACTCGGTTAAGGCCTCTCCTCGGCGTCAACATTCGATTCGTCGCATCTGGCTGCG CTTCGTGTCATTGTGTGGCTTTGGATGTTGAAGGTCGTTGCTACACCTGGGGACGCAATGAG AAAGGGCAGTTAGGTCATGGTGATATGATCCAACGTGACAGGCCAACGGTTGTGTCTGGACTCTCTAA GTACAAGATTGTGAAGGCGGGAGCAGGGAGGAACCATACGGTTGTTGTTAGCGATGAAGGCAGGGCCTTTGCTTTTGGCTGGAATAAGCATGGGCAGTTGGGTTTAGGCACCGCCAAAAACG GGTTTGTGTCTGTAGAAGTTGAATCGTCGCCTGTTCCATGTGTTGTCTCTGACGAGGTCACGAGCATTGCTTGTGGGGCTGACTTCACTGTGTGGTTATCTTCTACTGAAGGAGCCTCTATACT GACTGCTGGACTCCCGCAATATGGTCAACTTGGTCATGGAACTGATAATGAG TTCAATATGAAGGATGGCTCAGTTAAACTCGCCTACGAAGCTCAGCCACGTCCTAAAGCCATAGCCTCTCTTGCAGGGGAAACGATTGTCAAAGTTGCATGTGGAGCGAATCATACAG TGGCCGTCGATAAGAATGGGTTTGTTTACAC GTGGGGCTTTGGTGGATATGGAAG GCTTGGACATAGGGAGCAGAAAGATGAGTGGTCTCCTCGCCGCATTGATGTGTTTCAGAGACATAATGTTTTGCCTCCTAATGCCATCGTCTCTGCTGGCTCTGCAAACTCTGCTTGTACTGCTG GGGGAGGACAGTTATATATGTGGGGAAAGATCAAGAACAATGGTGATGATTGGATGTACCCTAAACCTATGATGGATCTAAG TGGTTGGAACTTGCGTTGGATGGATTCAGGAAGCATGCATCACTTTGTTGGTGCGGATAGTTCTTGCATAAGCTGGGGTCATGCTCAGTATGGTGAACTTGGTTATGGCCCCCACGGTCAAAA ATCCTCTGCAGCGCCTAAGAAGGTGGATATACTCGAGGGAATGCATGTTATGGG TGTGGCATGCGGGTTTTGTCATTCTATGGTCATAGTGGACAGAACAGAAGATATCGCTGATCGTCTTGAGCAG CTCGAGATCTACGACGGGAAAGGATCATTAGAAG AGACTGTTGAACAACCCAAAGAAGAAACTGTGACAACAACAACAAAGCAACAAGTACCTGCCAAAAGAGGTAGAAAGAGGAAAGCAGCAAAGGCTTCGTCTGACTCTGAACAAGACAGTGATGAAGAAAACAGTGACAAGGAGAAGGAAGCTAAAGGCAGTGACAGTGACTATAGTGAAGATGGAGAAGAAGAAGCCAATGGCAAGAAACAGAGCACTCGTGGCAGAGGCCGTGGCCGTGGAGGACGTGGTCGCGGCGGCCGCACTGGTAATGGAAAAGCTTCGCCGGTGAAGACCGGTCGGGGAAGAGGAAGACCACGCAAGTCTTAG
- the LOC106302879 gene encoding probable malate dehydrogenase, glyoxysomal — protein sequence MGDKFDLKKLMGVTMLDAVSRANTFVAEVMSHNPREVVVPVVGGHARVTILPLLSQVKLPCSFTQKEIEYLTDRMENGGIEVVKAKYGAGSATLSMVDLYLKFADACLKGLRGDASIVECTFVATHVTELPFFASKVRLGRCGVDEVYGLGPLNKYERMGLEKAKKELEGVLRKVLALCRSKDS from the exons ATGGGAGATAAATTTGATCTGAAGAAACTCATGGGAGTCACCATGCTTGATGCTGTTAGTAGAGCTAATACTTTTGTG GCGGAAGTAATGAGTCATAATCCTCGAGAAGTTGTTGTTCCTGTTGTTGGAGGACATGCAAGAGTTACAATCTTGCCTCTGCTTTCTCAG GTGAAACTTCCTTGCTCTTTCACTCAAAAAGAGATTGAGTACCTCACAGACCGTATGGAGAATGGTGGCATTGAAGTTGTCAAG GCGAAATATGGTGCAGGTTCTGCGACACTATCCATGGTAGATCTTTATT TGAAGTTTGCAGATGCTTGCCTCAAGGGTCTACGAGGTGATGCAAGCATTGTCGAGTGTACATTTGTGGCAACTCAT GTGACTGAGCTTCCCTTCTTCGCATCAAAGGTGCGTCTAGGAAGATGTGGGGTCGATGAAGTGTACGGTCTTGGACCATTGAATAAATACGAGAG GATGGGACTGGAGAAAGCAAAGAAAGAGCTTGAGGGAGTACTGCGAAAGGTGTTAGCTTTGTGTAGAAGTAAAGACAGTTGA
- the LOC106302878 gene encoding galactose oxidase-like, translating to MAARATTFYGLFLTSLQLLLTCHVTFAAGGKWDLLLSNVGISAMHMQLLPNDRVVMFDRTNFGPSNISLPNGNCRNNPQDAVSKIDCTAHSIEYKVESNTIRPLTVQSNTWCSSGSLRPDGFLVQTGGDRDGELKARTFSPCDDNECDWVEINNGLARRRWYSSNHILPDGKQIIIGGQRQFSYEFFPKTTSPNVIDLPFLAETNDRGEENNLYPYVFLNTDGNLFIFANNRAILLDYVNNKVAKTYPAIPGGDPRILAFRKRTFVKALDTCARIKINDEDPQWTVEKMPRARVMGDMTLLPNGDVLLINGGSAGSAAWELGREPVFVPDLYHPENPVNSRFESLNPNTIPRMYHSTAILLRDGRVLVGGSNPHGFYNFTGVLFPTELRCGVFREVEAYSDPPSPALASGKGVSFRFAFAGFWLRRAEASKAPRCHLGTRCSFGLRLLGSICVKFGVVVVKVGLGHCG from the exons ATGGCAGCACGAGCCACAACATTTTATGGTCTCTTTCTAACATCCCTCCAACTCCTCCTAACATGTCACGTAACATTCGCCGCCGGAGGAAAATGGGATCTCCTCCTCTCCAACGTCGGAATCTCCGCTATGCACATGCAGCTCCTCCCCAACGACCGTGTCGTGATGTTCGACCGAACCAACTTCGGACCATCGAACATCTCTCTTCCCAACGGTAACTGCCGTAACAACCCACAAGACGCAGTCTCCAAAATAGACTGCACAGCTCACTCCATTGAATACAAAGTTGAATCAAACACCATCCGTCCATTAACTGTACAATCCAACACATGGTGCTCCTCCGGTTCTCTTAGACCGGACGGCTTTCTTGTACAAACCGGTGGAGACCGGGACGGCGAGTTAAAAGCGAGAACATTCTCTCCTTGTGATGACAATGAGTGCGACTGGGTTGAGATTAACAATGGCTTAGCAAGGAGGAGATGGTACTCTTCTAATCATATTCTTCCCGACGGTAAACAAATCATTATCGGAGGTCAAAGACAGTTCAGCTACGAGTTCTTCCCCAAAACGACATCTCCTAACGTTATCGACTTGCCGTTTTTGGCCGAGACTAATGATAGAGGAGAAGAGAATAATCTTTATCCTTACGTCTTTCTCAACACCGATGGAAATCTATTTATATTCGCTAACAACCGAGCGATACTACTCGACTATGTTAATAACAAAGTGGCGAAAACTTATCCGGCGATTCCCGGCGGTGATCCTAGGA TCCTCGCTTTTAGAAAGAGAACGTTCGTGAAAGCGCTTGACACATGTGCGAGGATCAAGATTAACGATGAGGATCCTCAATGGACGGTTGAGAAGATGCCACGTGCTAGAGTCATGGGAGACATGACGCTTTTACCTAACGGAGATGTGTTGCTTATCAACGGTGGTTCTGCTGGCTCAGCTGCATGGGAGCTTGGTCGTGAACCGGTTTTCGTACCGGACTTGTACCATCCCGAGAATCCGGTTAACTCGAGGTTTGAGTCGCTTAACCCGAATACAATACCGAGAATGTACCACTCTACAGCGATTCTTCTACGTGATGGGAGAGTTCTTGTCGGAGGAAGTAACCCTCACGGGTTTTACAACTTCACCGGAGTGCTTTTCCCGACCGAGCTGAG ATGTGGTGTTTTCCGGGAGGTGGAGGCTTACTCAGATCCACCATCGCCGGCTCTAGCTTCCGGGAAGGGAGTCTCCTTCAGATTCGCCTTCGCCGGCTTTTGGTTACGGAGAGCGGAGGCTAGCAAAGCTCCGCGCTGTCACTTAGGAACCCGGTGTTCGTTTGGGTTAAGGTTACTAGGTTCGATTTGTGTCAAGTTCGGCGTGGTTGTCGTCAAGGTGGGGTTGGGTCACTGCGGATGA